The Vibrio astriarenae genome contains a region encoding:
- a CDS encoding DUF2780 domain-containing protein — MKKTTYLCASLLIVSTNSFAFLDSLESSDEDSTSDLMGMASSAMSDSASSPLADLLSDQLSVSPEQAVSGSGALLSLAQSQLSSENSSELMSLIPGLSDMGGITNMLGSIENLDAVNSAFEAVGLDSSMVSQFAPVILSYLTEQGASEGLLSALGGLWQ; from the coding sequence ATGAAGAAGACAACTTACCTGTGTGCATCCCTGCTCATTGTATCAACCAACAGTTTTGCATTTCTCGATTCTCTTGAGAGCAGCGATGAAGACAGCACCAGCGATTTAATGGGCATGGCCAGCAGTGCAATGTCCGATAGTGCGTCATCCCCCCTCGCCGATCTATTATCCGATCAACTGTCTGTTTCTCCAGAACAAGCCGTCTCTGGTTCAGGCGCGTTACTCTCTCTGGCACAGAGCCAACTCTCGTCAGAGAACAGCAGTGAGCTCATGTCTTTGATCCCTGGCTTATCAGATATGGGTGGTATCACCAATATGCTGGGTTCGATTGAGAACCTCGATGCGGTGAATAGTGCGTTTGAAGCGGTAGGCTTAGATTCATCAATGGTCAGTCAGTTTGCGCCGGTGATTCTAAGTTATCTGACAGAACAAGGGGCAAGTGAAGGATTGCTGAGTGCGTTAGGGGGCTTATGGCAATAG